One Rossellomorea aquimaris DNA window includes the following coding sequences:
- a CDS encoding BsuPI-related putative proteinase inhibitor has product MKRLIMLFIILIAGIAGCGTADEENGSQSKEDQKSGAGEDISVQKGIVAGEMEPSLTKQEGSGQVVYVYSIKNQTEQEKTFVFSSGQTIDFELRNDKGEVVYKDSKNKMYTQAIQEITVKQGEEFSQKVVLPNVGSGTYTLTVWLTAKGDRDYKATAKVQVDQ; this is encoded by the coding sequence ATGAAGCGATTGATCATGTTATTTATAATACTTATAGCAGGAATAGCAGGCTGTGGAACGGCTGATGAGGAGAACGGCAGTCAGTCCAAAGAGGACCAAAAATCAGGAGCCGGTGAAGATATTTCTGTACAGAAAGGGATTGTTGCAGGCGAAATGGAACCTTCATTAACGAAACAAGAGGGAAGCGGTCAGGTTGTATATGTCTACTCGATTAAGAACCAAACAGAGCAAGAGAAAACCTTCGTTTTTTCATCAGGTCAAACCATTGACTTTGAACTTAGAAACGATAAAGGCGAAGTAGTGTATAAGGACTCAAAAAATAAGATGTATACCCAGGCGATCCAGGAAATAACAGTGAAACAGGGTGAAGAATTTTCCCAGAAAGTTGTTCTACCCAATGTCGGGAGTGGTACCTATACACTGACCGTTTGGTTAACGGCTAAAGGAGACCGGGACTATAAAGCAACAGCAAAAGTACAGGTGGATCAGTAG